Part of the Polaribacter sp. Hel1_33_78 genome is shown below.
TAATAAATAACGATAAGCGGAAAAAATTTTGGCATACAATCAAGTTGTGTACAATTTAAAAATCAAATCAAATGACAGAAATAAAATACCCTAAATCATTTTCACACATAGGAATCACTGTTCCCGATATACACAAAGCTGTAGCGTTTTATCAGGATATAATGGGATGGTATGTGATAATGCCACCCTCTGCGGTAAAAAAAGAAAATGATACAGCCATTGGACAAATGTGTATTGATGTTTTTGGAGAGAATTGGGAAGAATTCGAAATCGCGCATATGTCAACGTCTGAGGGAATTGGCATTGAGCTTTTTTCGTTCCCACATGGCAAAAAAGAAGCCCCAGAATTCAACCCTTTCAACACAGGGCTTTTCCACTTCTGTGTGCAAGACCCAGACATCGAAAATTTGACTAAAAGAATAGTAGCAGCAGGTGGCAAACAGAGAATGCCCATACGGGAATATTATCCTAATGAAAAGCCCTATAAAATGGTTTATGTGGAAGATCCATTTGGTATCGTATTTGAAATTTATACACATAGCTACGAATTGACATATTCATCAGGTGCCTACCAGAAATAAAAAACTAAAGATTATGACAAAGGTTAAAGTAGATAATTACACGAAGGCAGTTCTTACAATCATCGCTATATGTTTGACTGTTTTAACACTTAAGCAGTTTGATATAATTCCAAAAGCATATGCTAATGAGGCAAAAAATAATGCAATGCCATTCAACACAAATTATGGGTTGGTACCTATAAATGAAGATGGATCAATAACTGTTAAACTATCATCTTCAAGCGTTATAGATGTTAATATAAAAAAAGTTGACCAATTTGCATTTAGATTTTGTAAAGTTCCTGTAGAAATTGAAGACTAAAAACTGCAACCAACAAAGAACTAAACTAAAAAACACTTTTTTTTATTAAAGTCGTATTTAGTAACACCAAAAAAAAATGGCCTCAGCACACAAAAAAAGTCATATGTTACTTTATTTTAATAATGGCTTGAGTAGGTGATAAAGCAGCTCTATAGTGGTTATAAAGCTACAAGTAAATTTAGCTTTATAACCAGTGTTTCATATTGAAGCAGAGCATCTCGAACCCATCAAAATAACTGATTTAGTTTTTAATAAACTTCTTTCTTACTTCCTGTAAACCATCTTTAATACGAATTACATAAACTCCATTTGGTAATGATTTTACATCTATTTTATTAGATGTACTTGCAGACAATATTTCTTTCCCTAACACATTATAGATAGCAATATTTACTGGGTTTTGGTTACTATTTATAGATAAAAAATCTTTTGTTGGGTTTGGATAGATACTAAATTCAGAAAGGCTAAAACTATTTGAAGATAAAACAGCACTTAAATCATAAACTTTTACATATCCTGAATAGAGTCCGTTTGTTGTATTAGCAGCGCCAGCACCAACAGCGATTATACTGCCATCACCAGATATACTAACAGATTTCCCTAGTTGATCATCCACCGTTCCATTAAGATCTTGTCCAATACGTTCCCAATTTTCATTGATATTCTGATAAACTCGAACTTGACCAGAATCCGATCCATTCTCTGCACTACTAATAGCTCCAATAACTACAATACCACCATCATTAGAAATACTTAATGAATATCCTGAACCATCTCCAGCTGATTCTCCATCAATATCTTGTCCAATCTGTTCCCAATTCCCGTTAACATTCTTAAAAAGTCTAACATGACCTGAAGAACTTCCATTTCCTGAGTTACCAACAGCGCCAATAGCAATAATACTGCCATCACTTGATAGCCCTATTGAAAACCCTGAATTATCAAATTCAGCTTCCCCATTAATATCTTCCCCAATCTGTTCCCAATTTCCATTCGTATTCTTGTAAATTCTTGTATATCCTGAATGAAATCCATTTCCACCACTACTATTATCTGTAGTTCCGATAGCAACGATACTACCATCACCTGAAAGGCTTACAGATTTACCAGAACTATCAATACCTTGTCCAACTTGAACCCAATTCCCATTCGTATTCTTATAAATTCTTCCACCAACAGCAACGATACTGCCATCACTCGAAAGACTTACTGATTTCCCAGAACCATCAATATCTTGCCCAATTTGATCCCAATTTCCATTCGTATTCTTATAAACTCTTCCACCAACAGCAACTATATTTCCATCACCCGAAAGACTTACAGATGCTCCTGAAGAATCTCCAGATGCTTTTCCATTAATATCCTGTCCTATCTGAACCCAATTTCCATTCGTATTCATATAAATTCTTACATGACCTGAATTACTTCCATTTCCGTCATTACCAGGTGCACCAATAGCAACGATATTACCATCATTAGAGATACTTATTGATCTACCTGATTGATCAAGAAATGATTCTCCATTAATATCAGAACCTATTTGGGTTTGTGAAAAAGAAAATGTTGCAGTGATAATAAATACGAAGCGTAATAATTGTTTCATAGTCCTAAAAATTAATTGAATTAATACGAGATAAAAGTGTTTTTTTTTAGACGAATATACATCATAAACTAAACTAAAATTGGTTTCTTTTGAGTTTTAAGCATAAAAAGGAGTTTTAAGAAAAATATCAGCTTTCATAATTCCTGATACAATATTGCTACTTTTACCCGTTGTGCATTATGATTTAAAGAATAAAAGTTGTCCATCTTACTGAAAATCAGTAAATTGTTTTAGCCATAAAACATTAATGATGAACAACTTAAATGCAAATTACGAAAGAATATTGGAAGTTTTAAGAAAAATATCAAAAGAACAACTTTTAACTTATCAAAGAAGGAAACCAGAGATGAGTGATTTAGAACTGATTAGCTTGAGTTTAACTGCTGAATTTATGAGTATTGATAGTGAAAATGATTTATTTAGAAATCTTCCAAAACTGCTTTTATCAAAAATTGAAAGATTCGTTTACAACAGAAGAAGGAGAAATCTATTTACTCATATCGATGTAATTCGTTTAAATTTGTCCTCATTTTTTATTGATTTCGAAAACTATTTTGTAGTTGATAGTATGCCTTTGGAAGTTTGTAAATTATCAAGAAATGCAGCACGTTCTACCGTTTGTAAAGAAAACATTAGTATGATTCCAAACAAAGGTTATTGTGCTTCATAAGGTTTAAGATATTATGGCTATAAATTGCATGTTATTTGTTCTGTTAGTGGTGTGTTTCAAAGTATAGATTTGAGTGCAGCCTTTGTTCACGACATTAATTATTTAAAAGATATTAAGCATCAAATTAGTGACTGTACTTTAATTGGAGATCGTGGTTATTTATCCGCAGAAATTCAACTTAACTTATTTGAAACCTGTAATATAAAATTGAATACTCCGATGAGAAATAATCAAAATAATTACAAAAAACAGCCCTATATTTTTAGAAAAAAAAGAAAAAGGATTGAAACTTTATTCTCTCAACTTTGTGACCAATTTATGATTAGAAGAAATTACGCAAAATCTTTTGATGGATTTAAAACTAGAATATTATCCAAAATAACAGCCTTAACAACAATACAATACATCAATAAGTTTATTTTTAATAAAAATATAAACAATATTAAAATTAGTATAATTTAAAATGCACAACGGGTTTGTCTTCAAATATTTTAGGCATTTTAATAGGTATTTGATAGTATCATATCACTTTTTATAGATAGTGGCTTGACGGCGCTCTACGCAGCTGTGTGGCACAGTGAAAGCTCCAAACTAAGAAGTATTAACTATATTAAAAACAGACTACTATACTCGGTAAATTCTTTATTTTTAATTCAATAATAATTTTTATAATTTTCTAAAAAAAAACGAGGGATCAGGGTCTATGCTTCGATATACCGTCCCTAAGTTGAAAAGGAAAGTCCTTTTTATATTAGACATTAGGTTTAGTCTTTTCATTTTTAGATGCAAAAAAGGCAAACTCTAAGCGGAAAACCTAATCTCTTTAGATTATAACTGCTAATTCTTGATCCTAATATATATACTAAAGTCATTTATGCCTGACAATTAATTCAAGGAAAATTAAATTGAAGCTATACAAGCACCAATTCTGTTGATGTGTTAATCTTTATTATGCTTGACAGTTTATTAAATGTAAGAAACTAAAAGAATGATAAATTATTTTCATTAATTCCTTTTGTCAAATTGTCTTGCCAATAATATTATTTGAAAAAGTAAGACAAGCAGAATTTAAAAGTTTTAACACTATTGCTAGAACAATGTCAATACACTATCAAAATATTCTCAATTATTTTGATAATAAAAGTACAAATGCTTCAGCAGAATCTTTTAATGCGAAAATCAAAGCATTTAGAATGCAGTTTAGAGGGGTTAGAAATATAGAATTCTTCCTGTTTAGACTAACTAATATTTTTGCCTAAAACTAAAATCCCACAACTTTTAAACTTGATCCATTTAAACTTGATCCACTTGATCCCAGAACAATCGTACAGATACCGTACAATATTGAAAACAAAAAATCCTTAACTCTCTATTAAATAGATTGTTAAGGACTCTTTAAGCGGTCTGGACGGGACTCGAACCCGCGACCTCCTGCGTGACAGGCAGGCATTCTAACCAACTGAACTACCAAACCGTTGCTTATAGCGGGTGCAAATATACATCTGTTTTTTAATCTTCCAAAGAAAATTATAAGAAAATTTTTCTTTTTATTAAATAATTTGTGAGCACCTGATTAAAGCCTAAATGTATATCTACAGGAACGTAATCTATTTTGTATTGTAAGCATTTATTTTTCAATTCTTTAAAGTAATTTTCTACAGAATTTCTATACTTTTCTTGCACATTTTCGATGTAAATATTTATTTCTTCTCCTGTCTCAACATCCACAAATTTTTTGGGAGAATTATCAAAATTGAAGTTTAATTCCGTTTTTCCGTCATACGTATGAAACAAAACAACTTCATGCTTATTATATTTCAAGTGCCTTAAAGCTTCAAACAATGCCTCATCATCTTTTGAAGTTTGAAACATGTCTGTAAAAAGAAAAATTAAAGAACGCCTGTGCATCTTTTCTGCAATCTCATGCAAATATTGATAGGTTTCTGTGGTTGCTTTTGAATTAGAAGACAACAATTGCTCCAATTGATGCAGTAACATTTTTCTGTGGCGCTCACTTCCTTTTTCTGGCGCATAATATTCATACGAATCTGAATATATACTTAACCCAACTGCATCTCGCTGCCTTTTTAAGATTTCCATCAAAGATGCGGCTGCAACTGCAGAGAAACCAACTTTATTTAAACTGTCTAAATTTTGATTTTTTACACTAGGATAATGCATTGAAGCAGAATTATCTATAATAATATGACACCGTAAATTGGTTTCTTCTTCATATTTTTTAGTATATAATTTTTCTGTTTTTGCAAATAATTTCCAATCTATATGACGTGTACTTTCTCCGTTATTATATAGCTTGTGCTCAGAAAACTCAACCGAAAAACCATGGAATGGACTTTTATGGATACCTGTTATAAACCCTTCTACCACTTGTTTTGCAAGTAGGTCTAAATTTTTTATTTCTGATGAATTTACTTCTGAAAGGTTTCTCATGGAGTAACGAAAATAAAAAAAGGTTTGACGTTAGCCAAACCTTTATCTTATTTAAAATATGAATACTCCTTATATAGCAGCATCAATTTTTCCTGTATATACATTTTTAGGCGCAACACCTACCTGCTTGTCAACAACTTCTCCGTTTTTAAAGATTAAGACAGTTGGTATATTACGTACTCCGTATTTGGCTGCAAATTCCTGATTCGCATCAACATCTACCTTACCAACAACCGCTTTACCATCATATTCTGTATGAATTTCATCTACAATTGGCCCTACCATTCTACAAGGTCCACACCAAGCTGCCCAAAAATCTACTAATACGGGTTTATCTGATTTTAATACTACTTCTTCAAAGTTTGCATCTGTAATTTCTAAAGCCATTTTATATCTATTTTAAATTGTTATTTCTTTTTTACACTACAAAAGTAATCATTTTATTTAGGTTGTACTTTTCAAAAAAATTACTTTTTCTTATCTCTGCATCAATACTGCTTATGCTGACCAATACAGAATTCACTAGAAAAACCGATTGTAGCGCTTCTAAAATTAAGAAATTCTTAATTTAACTCCCAATTTTAGAATAAAATTTAAATTAAAAATTTAATACTACACCGTTCTTACAGAATATTAATTTTAAAAATTGACACTATTTTTAACTTAAAATAAGGCTGAGGCTATCGTTTGAATATTATCGCTTTTACCCATTGAGTAGTAATGTAAAACAGGCACTCCTGCGGCTAATAACTCTCTAGATTGTTGAATTGCCCATTCAATTCCAACATTACGTACATCTTTACTTGTTTTGCAACTTTCTACGGCAGCAATTAACGCTTCTGGCAAATCAATTCTAAAAACCTGCGGTAATAATTGCAAATGACGTTGCACTGCAATAGGCTTAATTCCTGGAATAATAGGTATATCTATGCCTGCATTTTTTGCAGCCGCTACAAACTCAAAATACTTCTTATTATCAAAAAACATTTGTGTAACCACATAATCTGCACCGGCATCTACTTTTTCTTTTAGACGCTTTAGATCTGTTTGTAAAGAGGGTGACTCTAAATGTTTTTCAGGATAACCCGCCACTCCAATGCAAAAATCGGCTTTGTTAGAAACTTCAATAACTTCGTGTAAATAGTTGCCCGAATTTAAATTCTGAATTTGTGTAACCAATTCTTTAGCATATTTATGACCGCCTTTTGAAGCTTCAAAATACTTTTGATGACTCATCGCATCTCCTCTTAAAGCCATCACATTTTGGATTCCTAAATAATGACAATCTACCAGTAAGTATTCTGTTTCTTCCTTGGTAAAACCTCCACACAATACATGCGGCACCGTATCTACATCGTATTTATGCTTTATTGCTGCGCAAATCCCCACAGTTCCGGGCCTCATTCTTGTTACTTTCCGGTCTAACAAGCCTCCTTTTTCTACATAAACATATTCTTCTCTTGATGTTGTAACATCTATAAAAGGCGGTTTAAATTCCATTAAGGGCTCTATATTATCGTATAATTCCTGAATACTTTTTCCTTTTTTTGGCGGAATAATTTCAAATGAAAATAATGTTTTTCCGTTCGCTTTTTTAATGTGTTCTGTAATTTTCATGTATGCTGAATTTATTTCAGTTTTTTTGCGTTTCCTTTCAGGTCGTGCTTTTTACTATATCTTTTTGTGCTGCTTTCCCTCAGCAGAAAAAGGATGCCGTTGCCATCACTAACGCTTGCTTACTCTTCCGCTAAAGTTGGATGTAACCACTTTCTTGCTTTCTCTTTTGTAATCCCTTTTCTAACTGAATAGTCTGTAACTTGGTCATCTGTAATTTTTCCTAAACCAAAATATTTTGCTTCTTTATTTGCAAAATAATATCCTGATACAGCCGCAGCTGGCCACATAGCCATACTTTCAGTCAGCTGAACTCCTATTTGATTCTCAACATCTAATAAACGCCAAATAGTTTCTTTTTCTAAATGATCTGGACACGCAGGATACCCAGGTGCAGGTCGAATTCCTTTATAACTTTCTTTAATTAATTCGTCATTGGTTAATGTTTCACCAGAAGCATACCCCCAATGTTTTGTTCTAATTTGTTTGTGTAAATATTCTGCAAAGGCCTCCGCAAATCTGTCTGCAATTGCCTGCGCCATGATACCATTGTAATCATCTTCTTTT
Proteins encoded:
- a CDS encoding lactoylglutathione lyase family protein, translated to MTEIKYPKSFSHIGITVPDIHKAVAFYQDIMGWYVIMPPSAVKKENDTAIGQMCIDVFGENWEEFEIAHMSTSEGIGIELFSFPHGKKEAPEFNPFNTGLFHFCVQDPDIENLTKRIVAAGGKQRMPIREYYPNEKPYKMVYVEDPFGIVFEIYTHSYELTYSSGAYQK
- a CDS encoding T9SS type A sorting domain-containing protein → MKQLLRFVFIITATFSFSQTQIGSDINGESFLDQSGRSISISNDGNIVAIGAPGNDGNGSNSGHVRIYMNTNGNWVQIGQDINGKASGDSSGASVSLSGDGNIVAVGGRVYKNTNGNWDQIGQDIDGSGKSVSLSSDGSIVAVGGRIYKNTNGNWVQVGQGIDSSGKSVSLSGDGSIVAIGTTDNSSGGNGFHSGYTRIYKNTNGNWEQIGEDINGEAEFDNSGFSIGLSSDGSIIAIGAVGNSGNGSSSGHVRLFKNVNGNWEQIGQDIDGESAGDGSGYSLSISNDGGIVVIGAISSAENGSDSGQVRVYQNINENWERIGQDLNGTVDDQLGKSVSISGDGSIIAVGAGAANTTNGLYSGYVKVYDLSAVLSSNSFSLSEFSIYPNPTKDFLSINSNQNPVNIAIYNVLGKEILSASTSNKIDVKSLPNGVYVIRIKDGLQEVRKKFIKN
- a CDS encoding transposase, translated to MPIILFEKVRQAEFKSFNTIARTMSIHYQNILNYFDNKSTNASAESFNAKIKAFRMQFRGVRNIEFFLFRLTNIFA
- a CDS encoding DUF58 domain-containing protein encodes the protein MRNLSEVNSSEIKNLDLLAKQVVEGFITGIHKSPFHGFSVEFSEHKLYNNGESTRHIDWKLFAKTEKLYTKKYEEETNLRCHIIIDNSASMHYPSVKNQNLDSLNKVGFSAVAAASLMEILKRQRDAVGLSIYSDSYEYYAPEKGSERHRKMLLHQLEQLLSSNSKATTETYQYLHEIAEKMHRRSLIFLFTDMFQTSKDDEALFEALRHLKYNKHEVVLFHTYDGKTELNFNFDNSPKKFVDVETGEEINIYIENVQEKYRNSVENYFKELKNKCLQYKIDYVPVDIHLGFNQVLTNYLIKRKIFL
- the trxA gene encoding thioredoxin, translated to MALEITDANFEEVVLKSDKPVLVDFWAAWCGPCRMVGPIVDEIHTEYDGKAVVGKVDVDANQEFAAKYGVRNIPTVLIFKNGEVVDKQVGVAPKNVYTGKIDAAI
- the metF gene encoding methylenetetrahydrofolate reductase [NAD(P)H]; the encoded protein is MKITEHIKKANGKTLFSFEIIPPKKGKSIQELYDNIEPLMEFKPPFIDVTTSREEYVYVEKGGLLDRKVTRMRPGTVGICAAIKHKYDVDTVPHVLCGGFTKEETEYLLVDCHYLGIQNVMALRGDAMSHQKYFEASKGGHKYAKELVTQIQNLNSGNYLHEVIEVSNKADFCIGVAGYPEKHLESPSLQTDLKRLKEKVDAGADYVVTQMFFDNKKYFEFVAAAKNAGIDIPIIPGIKPIAVQRHLQLLPQVFRIDLPEALIAAVESCKTSKDVRNVGIEWAIQQSRELLAAGVPVLHYYSMGKSDNIQTIASALF